GCTCCTCCTTCACCCCCAAGTCTCTCCCACGACCACCCTCCTCCACCTCTAGCTGACCATGGAATCAGAGGCAGAGAAAACATTCCATCGGTTCGCTGCCTTCGGAGAATCATCAAGCAGTGGCACTGAAATGAACAACAAGAACTTCTCCAAGCTGTGCAAAGACTGTGGCATCATGGATGGCAAGGCGGTCACCTCCACGGATGTGGATATTGTGTTCAGCAAAGTCAAGTGAGGAGCCAAAGATATGGGGGTGGGAGTGAgagaacatgcaaggtagttggCCATGGAAGGGTTCATGTGGTGGAACATTTGCAGTGGGCCTACCGAGCACTGCAGGGTACCTGGCACTGTGCTATTCTTAGTCTTTGAGACACTCAGTAATAGGACAGAAGGGCCAAATCTGAGTGAGGAACAAGTTGGACCTTGGAAGGTAATGCATTCATGCTCTAAAGTTTCTGGATTTCTGTCTAACTGACCAGGGCCAAGAACGCCCGGACCATCACATTCCAACAGTTCAAAGAGGCAATGAAGGAACTGGGCCAGAAGCACTTCAAGGGGAAGAGCCCGGATGAAGTCCTGGAGAACATTTATGGACTCATGGGGGGCAAGGACCCAGCCACCACTGGCACTACTGTGAGTAACAGTCTTCATCCCTACCCCTTGACCCACTTCCCTAAATCCCCATGGTTCCAGTCTGGCCTCGCTAACCCTGCCAACATGTGACTGTAGAGACAGGGCAGAAACAGACTTTGGAGATTGTCTAGATATTCCAGAAGTGAAGAAAATGCGGCTCAGAGAAGGGAGGTGACTTGCCGAAGGTCCATGGCTATTTTAATAATAGATTTAGACTAACTCCCAATTCTCCAGTAGCTGAACCAGGCAATTAGGGCTTGGTGGCTTTTGGAGGACATTAGTGTAGAGGATTTGACACCTGATGCCTACTCCTCTTCCAGTTTTTATTTAGGATTTAATCTCAGGCCTCCTGCCTCTCACCTACTCCCTTTTTCAATTGCCCCCTCTGAACCAAAAGCTCTTTCTACAGTGGATATTTCATAGGGGGTTGGAGGTAAAGTCCTCTGGCAGCAACCTAGTCAAAATAACTCCTctggaaacaaaaaaaaccttccctCTGCACACACCACACTCATTCCCACACCACACTCCTCTCTCCCATGAGTGAATGGCTCTTGCCAGAGTTCCTGCCCACAGCTGTATCTGGGCCCTAGGAAAGCAGCACCCATGCCAACAGCAGAGCAAGAGCTCCGAGCACTTGTTCTAAGTATCTCTGGCCATCTTGGGGGAAGGGATGTGACAGTGTAAGGGAAGGAAGGGGGCTCAGATCCGTCCTCTGGCTTGCAGAAAGCAACAACAGTGGGTGCAGTGGACCGTTTGACGGACACCAGCAAGTACACCGGCACCCACAAGGAGCGCTTTGATGAGAGCGGCAAGGGCAAGGGCATTGCGGGACGGGAAGAGATGACTGACAACACAGGCTACGTGAGCGGCTACAAGGGTGCTGGCACCTATGATAAGAAGACCAAGTAGAGAGGAGCTTCATCTTAGCCTGCTAGCCCCCTGACCCTGCATGTTTAACACCAGGGAGCTTGGAAAACAataaacatctgtgtgtgtgcagcagCTAAAAACTCTGTCTATGAGGGACAACTGGGCCTGCTGAtatagggagagggagaagagataGCCGCAGGAGTGTGGGTTCTCAACCACATACCCTTCACTCTGCTTAGCCTTATGCCTCCCAGCCATCAGTTAGCATTCCCCCTCAACAGCTGCTTCCAAGAACAGGGTGGAAGAATATATTTGGAGTTAAGAGATGAACCAGTTGTGGAGGTAAAAGTATTTGCTACCTGTGTTCATACCTGAATGGTATTCACCTCTCCACCTGATCCCCCAAAAGGGTGTAGCAATTCCTGATGTGATGTACTATGAAAAAAGATACCACCTATTAGACCCTTCCCTGTCCCTCCACCTTCCTCATCTGTTGCAATTCAGGTTTTGCTGGGGGAGAAGTAGAAGCCAGCTAACATGGCCTGACTTCTGTTACAAATTTGTTCCAgagctgggggaaggggagagtCTATTTTCAACACCAGCCCAGCACTGAGTTTTGCCCCACATCACCTCCATCATGGTGTACATGGGACAGAAGATCTTAATGACTGCTAAGCATAGCCCAGGAAGATGACCAGACGGGGGAGGCTGCCAAGATTCCAAGAGTAGGAGTTCCAGTGCactgaagaaaaaggaattaaaatcatCACAGAGTCAGATGTGTGttcttaactttttgttttgaaatgattaTGGATTCGCAGGAAGTTACAAAGAAATAGTACAGAGGGGTCTTGTGTGcccttcacccagtttccccCAATGGTCACATCTTACATACTCAGATGtggttttagaaatttatgttgGATTAGAGCTGGGCCTGCCTCATTTCCCTGGCTGGTCAGGGGCAGACTCTTGAGTCTGGAGGATTTGGGATGAGCTGCTAGAAGAGAAGGGAAGCAGGAACCTCTGGGGGATGGGTGAGAGACAATACCTTGAAATGCAAGTGTGCCAAGGTAAGAAGACTGGAAGAAAAGTAAGTTGGAAAAAGGAAGGCAAGGTAACTAAGGTGGTTGAGAGTATGGGGGAGAGACAGCCCTATGCTCCATggtaagaggaaggaggagaggacagTTATATGAAGGGAGAAGCAATGAATTCACAGAGCAGGCTGGAAACTAGGGGTTGCAGGGAAGTGAGGCTAATATGACTCTAAGGGCCTCAAGGAGATTCCTATATCTAGCCACACCCCCTGTGTAGGTGGGCGAGTGGAGATAATTGTAAGAGAACTTGGGGAGCCTTAGATGAGAAGGGTGTTGGGGATGGGGAAGTGAGACTCGGAGCTGGTGCCTGTTGCCATGGTGTGAGCTGAGGCCCTGGGCCTCCATCCAGGACTTaggatctggctcagtgggtggACAGTCACTGCCAGCTGAACAGAGTCAGCTTCTTGGGTGGGTTTTACTGTCTCTGGGAGAGGGAGGATGATGAGGAGATGGGAGTGAAGAGGGGGTAAACAAGCTGGAAAGAACCTAGAAGACAGCACCACTTTGCATGGTGATCAAAGCCCTGGACATTTTCCCACCCACCTGGTCTCTTGGGATGGGACCCTGCCTGTCTTGGAAGTCAGGAAGGAAGTCTTGTTACAGGGATCAGAATGTTGGAAATGGAGACAGGCTGGCCTGTGATGGTAAAGGTTGGGGAATGGCTCAGGAACTAAATGCCCTAATAGAGACTAATGATATCTATTGGCTCAGCCTCATACTTGCGGGAGCAGAGTAGGTGGGCCCTTTGGTTGGTTTCAGTGCTATTGTAGTAGCAGCTGATGGGTGGCTGTCAGTGGCTCAGGGAGCAGACTGTGATGGGGAAGGCATCCTTGGTGAGTGTGCAGTATTCATTGTAGTTCTCACAGAAGCTCTCACTTTGCTTGCAGACCTTCTGGATGACTTTCCAAGGGGCATGCATCACATAATGGATCTTTGGGCAATGTGAAGTTTGCATCTTGTCCCGCACATAGGCCATCAGACCATTACAATAGACCTGGAAACCATCTGGGTGGATAACCTTGGGATAGTTGACATTTAAGATACGGAAGTTCCTGATGCCAAACTGCATCTTGATGTCTGTGACCAGAGTCAAACAAGCTAGAACAGCTTGTCCAAGAACAAGCTGGAGGAAAAGGAGCTGGGTCACAGCTGGTGCCATTCCTCCTGCTGGTAGAGTTAAGGTGGCTGGAGGCAGCAGTGGGCCTAGAGTGGCTGTCTGCCCCATCCCAGAGCCTCCAGCATTCCCAACCCAACGGTACTTCACATATCATCTCACCCATAACCCAGTCCTCATGACCCGGAAAGAGAAGACGCTTGCCTAAGTCCACCCAGCCAACCAGCCACCTTCAGCCTTTCCTGCTCCCTTGGTCCACCACAGAATCTCAGCCTCTGCAGAATCTGTGAGCTGCAACATTTGCAGAGTAAGAGCTCTAACTGGTCCTTGGGTAAAAGACCTTGGTTATCCCTGGGTCCCTGGAATCTCTGCTAGTAAAAgatgaagagaggaaagaaggagcaGGCTGACCTGATAATTCTCTGGCAGCTGGGAGGAAGGATGGGAGCTGAAGACAGCTGGTTGGGGACAGGTATTCTTTTTGCCTGAGTCCAAGACAGCCAAGAGATGAGGAGAGGCTAGAAAGGTTTCTGGGTAAAGATCAGTCTGGGAGGAGGGAGTGTCCGCTGAGTTTGATGGGACCCTGTGCTGAGGTGGTTGGATGGGTGGGAGAAAGAGGCATTGCTATCTGGTCTCCTCCTCTATGGTATCATTAGAACACTTAGTTCCAACCTCCTTGCCAAAAGTTCCTAAGTGCCTGGGCTTCCTTTGATGTTTTCTCTGTTCCATAGGCTCTGCTCTAATGGTAAGGTGAGTAGGAAAGCACTATTATGTTTCTGAGGAACAAAGTTCTTCTTATTCCTAACCCTCAGAGAACAGAGGGTTCGCCACTTTGTCATCCCACTCACGGGAGCCCAGCAGGGCATGTACTCAGGGGCctcccaccaaagtgctgggctgaGAATCAAAGACCTCCATGTGGACTCCCCACAGCCCCCATCAGCCTTACTCCTGTCACACCCACAGCCCTCACCTGGGACCTCAGGCCCTGTCAGAGTCTGAGCACTGCTGGATATCTCTGTATGCTGACTCTGAAGCCTGAAACTTGGCAGGTTGGATTTGAAAGTATAGCCTGAACCTGAGGGGCTGTGGATGCCAGAGCCTGGGGTGATCCATTTCTTGCTGTTGGGTTGTCTCTGAGTGGTTTGCCATGCTGGGGAAAGGGCCACACTCCTCTCTTTTTCATCAACATCTCGCCTTTCATCAGAATCAAAGAGCTCCCTGGAGCCTGCTAGCCCTCACCCTTGACTTCCACAAGTCACTCAGCCTTGTCTGTCTGGAGGGTGTCTTCCAGATTTGGAGTTTCCTCTTAGAAGAGCCTTTTCACTCTTGCTGGACAGCAGAAGAGGGGAATCAGAACACAGAAAGCTGAGTGCTCCAAGACCCTCAGTATAGctcaggaggagggaggaaggctgCAGAAACAGATTGGTGTTTCTCATGCACAGCCCCCTAAACTGGTACTTTCTGACAGCACAATCTACAGTCCAAAATGGAATCCATGCTCCCCACAACttgtttctcttcctgtgttgtgtgtctcagtttccccGGTTATCGATGCAAGAAACCAGAAAGTGATCCTAGACCCTTCCACCTccccaatcccagctactgggaggcagTTCTGCATGGTGGTTAAGATCAAGGCTTTTGAGTAAAACAGACCAGGAATTGAAAGCTGGCTCTGCAGCTTACATGCTGCATGCCATCTGTGTTTACTAACCCACTGAAAGCTTCCTTATTTCATCTTTCATGAGGATAGTATTTTTTACCTCACAGCAGTATTAGGATTCACTAAGATGTATATCAATTGTttttagcccagtgcctggcacatggtgggtcTTCAATATGAGCCTGAGTCCATCAGTCTCACAGCCCTGACAATCTTAAATCTTTCCCAAGCCCGTCTCTTCCATTCCTATTTCTTCCTCAGTGGATGCTCTTCTGGACAACACACTTTCTCCAACTCCAGTAAGACTCATATCAAATATTTCTCTTATACAACTTCAAGAGCAAAAAACGTAGTCCCTTCTTTTGTCTAAAACTCTGCAATAGCTTGTTTCTCATGGGGTAGGGGTacccaatcttttggcttccctcgGCCACATTGAAAAAAATGTCTTGAGTCACATAAATACACTATCagtaatgatagctgatgagcttagaaaatgcaaaaaaaaatttcataatgttttaaaaagtttacaaatttgtgttggcctgcattcaaagccatcctgggccataTGTGGCCTGTGGGTCATGGGTTGGACGAGCTTGTTGTAGGGTATAGTATAAATTACATCTCACGGGACATAAGACTTCCCATAATCTTGCACCTACCCATGTGTACAACTGCATCTGCATCCGTGCCTGCTTCCCACCTtgtcccccacctcctccacGCCCTATCTCCTGCTGTCTCCTCTATCTggaatgctgctgctgctccacTCCTTACCCTCATCTATTCCATGGTGCTAGCTCATAGAAAGACTCAACCCAGAGGTCCCACTTAGAAAGCCTTTGCTTGGCAAACCTCCCCAAGGAAGTGGGCACAGTCAAGCAAGTGAGGATAAAGCCCACATGGGCAGGTGCTTCATCTATATTCTTCAGGATGCTCAACAAGGCAACACTGGGTGGGCACCAATGCAGGGTGGTGCCTGAGCCTGGCTGACTCAAGCCTTTGCTTTGAGGAAGCCAACCACATTGTCATCCCTGCCTTGAATCATGCCACTTCTTCCCTGGACCTCAACACTGCAGCTTCCTTGGGAATAGAAAGGGACTTTTTATACCTTTTGGCCTTCCTCTTCCCTCACTCCCCACCCGCTCATCACCGCTCTTCACTCCCCCGACCTGCCACCACTCACTTTGACATACGCAATTACAGAAACTGAACAGCACATTATAGAAGAATGCATTCAGGACTTAAATGATTTAATAATGATGAGTCTTTTGGTTACCAACTACAATTCTGGTGATCTGTTCCCTAAAATCCTATCCTAGAGGTGCTGATGCATAAGATTACTTCATCCATTCTGGCATCCTCATCATGGTTTCATGTGCTTCCCAAGCCTGAGATTTGTGGGATTGTTACCCCATTACACTGGGTTTTACATACACAAGTATTACCTTAGGAATGAAAAACTATGTTCTAGAGGGACGGtggcttgctcaaggtcatatgTCTAATTCAGTAGTTCCAGGGACAGTTTGATAATGtccagagacatttttggttgttacaaccAGGAGTTGCTACTGGCCTGCAGCCAGGGATATTACTCCACATCCCACATTTCACAGGACAGCTCCCGTAACAAAGAGTTATCCAGACCAAGATGTAAATAACACTGAGGTTGAGAAGCCCTGGTCTAAATAATTAGCTAATCAAATTTCTTAACAAAAGCAGACTTACTTGTGTCTTATGTATTAAAAAGAATTGACAAACATCTAggacttcaaaatattttgttaaacagATTTTGATTGTGATGGTGCTGATTCTACCAGCAAAATGTGTATTGGTAGTTTACCAATGAAACAATAATGGAGTcgctttttctgtaaagatgaCCCTCTGCATGTAATCATTTACACAttctctccctgccctccccagtgGGAAGCATTTGCAGAACAACCAGCTAGGGTGGCAGGTGTAAAAGTGACTCCTGAGACTAAGGAGAACCCCAAAATTTTGCCATGATCTCAGTGGCATTACTTTTGCCCTGTCCAATTCAAGTTCCTCAAATAATATACTGTGTCATGGACAGTTCCTGGGCTGTCCTTGAACCTGAAGGATTGCCTCAGCCATCTCAACCTTCTTCCCATAGTGTCACCTCAAACCCAGGGCTGAAGCCCAGGAGCTGCACTGTCAGTTCCTCATCTGCTAACCACCTCTGTGAGTTGGCAGCAATCCCACCTTCGACTgggatcattcaggagcagatggAATGCCTTCTAAAAGTTGAATCAGGATCACTTATATGCAAGGTACTATGCTATGTACTGTGAAATGTGCAAAAGAAGTGTAACAGGAGATCCTCGTCTTATGGGAATTGACagtataagagaaaaataatacatacgTATGAAGAAATAACAATTGTTTCAAGGCAGAAACGTATACATTCTGAAGTCAGTAAATGCTGTAGGAATTTAGAGGTGAGAAAGATGTCTCTGAATTGGGAGGGTGAGAGAAAGGTACCCTGAAGGGTCACCCTGGCTTGGGAATGGGTCTCATGGTGAAGTTAGAAGTTAAGTGGAGATAAAGAGGGTTATGGAAGACATGCTTGAGAAATGGGGGGAAACCAGTCTGGCTGGGGTTGAGGCACTCAGTGAGAGAAAAGTCAGAGATAAAGTCGGAAAGACAGGTTTGCCCTGATTACCAGGCTATGGAAGTGATACTTACTCCGTACATAAATGGGGAGCTGGGTGGGCTTGAGAGACAAGGCCCCAGTGAAGCCTCTCACCCCCAAATCAGTTTCCTCTGTCCCCCGTCCTGGCTTGTCTAAAGCCATTGGCCTGTGAGCCAAGGATTCCAAACTTCTGTCAGTGCTACCTCCTCCTGACCCACAGCTGTTCCAGGAAAGGTCATGGGAATTCAAGGACCTGAAGCAAGTCCCACATCTGACCTCAACTTGTGTGTGTTTCACTTTCTCAGTCTACAAAAATGAGCCCATTACCTTTGTTTAtcaaaggatcaacaaaattaGGATAACAGAACTTGGATCTGCTCTTGCTCGGAGGGAAACTTTCATGGGCTTTCCATTGGTATCCAGAGGCTGTGTGGAACTCCGGAAGACAGAGAGGCTTGGCTCTGAAGGGTAGGCACCAATCCAGGCCcggccctcctccctcccttcccccttcactcCCTCCCAGCCAGGCAAGAGGAAGCAGCAGCTGTTGTCCTGTGGGGAAGACAGGCAGAAGTCCACCTGGCACTGTTGGGATTCTCACAACACCCGCCccaatttaaacacacacacacacacacacacattcacacagcaGCAGCCCAGGGAGAAGTTGGGCCAACAGCGGTGActttggtgatagagtgagaagaAAGCAAGGCAGAGATTGCTGGTGTAagggactttttcttttcttctgtcttttctcccaCCATTTTGTCTTCTGCTCttgccctctctctttcttcctcctgtgAAACTCCTGAACCAGTATCTGGCCTGATGCCTGAATCTTTTTGTTCTTCCTAACCTTatcccccttcctccatctttttctGTTGCCCCATGAATGTGGTGAAGGCAAAATTATCCTAccaagtgcaaggtgaagcagatCTTGGAAGCTGGATGGTTTAGGCACACAAACAAAACCACCTCCCTTATCTAAATAATTGAGGCAAAGTAAAGGTTTTGACTGAATTGCACATGTGGTAGGTTCCACTCTATTTCGATTTTCATGTGCAAACTTAaacctttcctctcttttccctttGACCTGAGGCAGTAGGGCcatgtttattttgctttcacaCAGTCCTAGGCAGCCTTCTATACAGCCCAGCATACTGGAGTTGAAGAGCAAACTAGGATAATTATAATGACAGGAAAACACAAGTGCAGAGGGAAGTTAAAATCCTGGCTTGAAAACATCTCACTCTAGGATAAGAAGTGGAAAGGAGGCCAAGCTAGGATTCAGATGAGCTAGCAgcctcccacccagcctccacTCAAGGGCTGGACTGACCTGTGCCGATACACATTGATACACAGTCTGCTTTAAAACATGGCTTTTATCTCCTGACATTCATGTTTCTGCAGCAGCAGGAGCATAATTCTCTATCCAGAAGTTCAGCCTGCAAAGCTTCAGACACCTTAACAAAGAAGTGAACAGCTGTTCCCCCAGCCAAGGCCTTGCTGAGGGCAAACCAGAAGAGCCAGAGGCCTGTGTGAACTTGTTCTCGATTCTCTTTTGCCACCTAGTGGCACATCTCATCTCCAGCATCACTTTTTCTTCTAAAGATTCTGACCCGCAACCCACAGCTGTGCTGTCCATCTACTGAGATAATGTCCTCCTGGCGTCAAAACAAACTCCCCATCCTCCTGACTCAGAATCACAAATTCTGGACCAGCCAGATAATCCTTTAAGCGAATAAGTTCTTTATTCATCTACTTAGAACCCTCCCAGGGTTCCCTATTGTGTTTGGAGTAAAAGTCACAGGCCTTCAAATGGTCTCTAAGTCTTCCCATGACCTGGTCTCTGGTCCCTCTGTGGACCTCTCAGTCACctactccagccacactggacACACTGCTGTTCCTCCAGCACCTTAGGCATCTATCTGTTCTGGGACTTTTGCAGTGCTACTGTCTTCAGTGTGAACATTCTTCCTCCAGACAATCAAAGTTCACTCTTATCTTCAAGTCTCTGCCCCAGAGTCAGAGATTTCAATGATCTTGCATAAAATTACTGACCGTCAACCTGTCCTACTTTTTTCCTAGTAATTATCACTTTGAgcaaagtatatatttattttactgtctttCTCCAGTGGAATGTAAGCTCCACAaaggcagagatttttgtctttgttgttgttttgtttgttttttgagacagggtctcactctgtcatccaggctggagtgcagtagtgcaatcatggctcactgcagacttgatctcctgggctaaaccaatcctcccacctcagcctctggagtagctgggaccacaggcatgcaccactatgcctggctaatttttcaaattttttgtagagacgaggttttgtcacattgcccaggctggtcttgaaatggtgacctcaagcagtccttctgccctggcctcccaaagtactaggattacaggtgtgggccactgtacctgaccatttttaccttttttgttcAGTAATTCTATCCCAAATACTTTGACACTTAGTAGGTGctcgataaatatttgttgactataTAAATGAAGCATGTCTGAGATTCTGAGATTCTCTACTACTTACAGGtaaattctgaaaacaaaaatactattCACCTCAGTTTCACAGGCCTTCTCACCCACAGAGTGCGATGCTCTGCCTTGTGTCTCGGTTCTCCTGAGTGTCATATTCCAAGCTCACAGGAGCCCCCCAGAGTAGCACTGACCCAGACACTCCACGCAGTTGTAACCACCACAAGGAACAGGACATACAAGGTGAAGGAAGCACTAAGCCTGGGTGTCGAGAGCAGCAACACCAACTGCATTCTAAGCACAAACATTTGAGCAGTATCGAAGTTTTGCAATTTTCAATAAAGAGGGGAGGGAACAGGTGAAATTGAGAGGTATTGGCAGCCTTCTCCAAGTAAAGCCATGTGGCCTTGGTTGGTACCTGGAAATGGACAGGCCCAGAGGAATGAATCGCTGTAGAATGGCTTTGCTATTGGGGATCGTGCTGGGTATCACAACCATGATGCTTCACCAGCTTCCCTTGTGTCTATTCCATCTCCTCGGAAAGATAAGCAATATCT
Above is a window of Callithrix jacchus isolate 240 chromosome 8, calJac240_pri, whole genome shotgun sequence DNA encoding:
- the TPPP2 gene encoding tubulin polymerization-promoting protein family member 2 → MESEAEKTFHRFAAFGESSSSGTEMNNKNFSKLCKDCGIMDGKAVTSTDVDIVFSKVKAKNARTITFQQFKEAMKELGQKHFKGKSPDEVLENIYGLMGGKDPATTGTTKATTVGAVDRLTDTSKYTGTHKERFDESGKGKGIAGREEMTDNTGYVSGYKGAGTYDKKTK
- the RNASE13 gene encoding LOW QUALITY PROTEIN: putative inactive ribonuclease-like protein 13 (The sequence of the model RefSeq protein was modified relative to this genomic sequence to represent the inferred CDS: substituted 2 bases at 2 genomic stop codons), giving the protein MGQTATLGPLLPPATLTLPAGGMAPAVTQLLFLQLVLGQAVLACLTLVTDIKMQFGIRNFRILNVNYPKVIHPDGFQVYCNGLMAYVRDKMQTSHCPKIHYVMHAPWKVIQKVCKQSESFCENYNEYCTLTKDAFPITVCSLSHXQPPISCYYNSTETNQRAHLLCSRKYEAEPIDIISLYXGI